From Paraburkholderia sabiae, a single genomic window includes:
- a CDS encoding glycosyltransferase family 4 protein, with translation MYKTIAFNGKFFGAGPTGVHKVAEQLIAATDALISEQSADDVDYALVVRNSVKVPSYRKIMCVQENPLARRMHRIMWEQCYLPLARRKDFILNLCNLGPLCHRDSATMIHDAQVYSAPDSYSLGFRLWYKFLFFFIGRRHRLIVTVSEFSRNELVRYGVASADKIVVVHNGCDHVLQVRPDDSKVAALHLTPKRYVLALANTQKHKNIGILLKAFAKPEMKDITLVLFGGARKTDFEEAGHAVPANVTFTGWVSDAELVGLMTNAGVLAFPSLTEGFGLPPLEAMALGCPVVAAPFGALPEVCGNAVLYADPFDADAWSQQMLTVLDDCAVRQSLISTGRRQAGIFTWKQAARNLFDAVRAVAPAYPR, from the coding sequence ATGTACAAGACGATAGCGTTTAACGGCAAGTTCTTTGGGGCGGGCCCAACGGGCGTGCACAAGGTTGCCGAGCAACTCATCGCCGCCACGGATGCATTGATTTCGGAGCAGTCCGCTGACGACGTCGACTACGCGCTCGTCGTCAGAAACAGCGTCAAGGTGCCGTCTTACCGGAAAATCATGTGCGTCCAGGAAAATCCGCTGGCTCGCCGGATGCACCGGATCATGTGGGAACAATGCTATCTGCCGCTCGCGCGCAGGAAGGATTTCATTCTCAATCTCTGCAATCTCGGCCCGCTGTGTCATCGCGATTCGGCAACGATGATTCACGATGCGCAGGTTTACTCGGCACCGGACTCGTATTCGCTGGGCTTCCGGCTGTGGTACAAATTCCTGTTCTTTTTCATCGGCAGGCGGCACCGGCTCATCGTCACGGTGTCGGAGTTCTCCCGCAACGAACTCGTACGCTACGGCGTCGCAAGCGCCGACAAGATCGTGGTCGTCCACAACGGCTGCGATCACGTGCTGCAGGTACGGCCCGACGACAGCAAGGTCGCGGCGCTGCACCTCACGCCGAAGCGCTACGTCCTCGCGCTCGCCAACACGCAGAAGCACAAGAACATCGGCATTCTCCTCAAGGCTTTCGCGAAGCCTGAAATGAAGGACATTACGCTGGTTCTGTTCGGCGGCGCGAGGAAAACCGACTTCGAGGAAGCGGGGCACGCGGTGCCCGCCAATGTGACATTCACCGGCTGGGTTAGCGATGCCGAACTGGTCGGTCTCATGACCAACGCGGGCGTGCTGGCGTTCCCGTCGCTCACGGAAGGGTTCGGGTTGCCGCCGCTGGAGGCGATGGCGCTCGGCTGTCCCGTCGTGGCCGCGCCCTTCGGCGCGCTGCCCGAGGTCTGCGGCAATGCCGTGCTGTATGCCGACCCTTTCGACGCGGACGCATGGAGCCAGCAGATGCTCACCGTGCTCGACGATTGCGCCGTGCGTCAGTCGCTGATATCGACGGGACGTCGGCAGGCGGGCATCTTTACATGGAAACAGGCGGCTCGAAATCTGTTCGACGCCGTGAGAGCCGTCGCCCCTGCTTACCCGCGATAG
- a CDS encoding glycosyltransferase family 4 protein, which yields MANVTLAPTAGIDFRRFGRVALVHDWLAAYAGSEKVVEQILQLFPHADLYSVVDFFPEAQRGVLGGKRAHTSFIQHLPRARKSFRHYLPLMPLAIEQFDLSGYDLVISSNHAVAKGVLTGPHQVHVSYVHSPIRYAWDLQHQYLAEAGMQRGVKSWIVRLLLHYMRIWDHRTAQGVDAFVANSAFVGRRIRKAYGTEATVVYPPVDVERFELSTQREDVYLIASRMVPYKRIPLIVEAFTAMPSRRLVVIGDGTDFARAKACATPNVTLLGYQPDEVLVEWMQRARAFVFAAEEDFGISVVEAQACGTPVIALGRGGVREIVVESSDPERATGLFFNEQSVTAIVDAVERFEQLPPFSAEVCRSNAMRFTKERFRREFMAVVESAVEAGRVPTGSALPEIRRWRSA from the coding sequence GTGGCTAATGTGACTCTTGCCCCAACCGCTGGCATCGACTTCCGACGTTTCGGCCGGGTCGCGCTCGTGCATGACTGGCTCGCTGCGTACGCGGGTTCGGAGAAAGTGGTCGAGCAGATTCTGCAGCTCTTTCCCCACGCCGATCTCTACAGCGTCGTCGACTTTTTCCCTGAAGCGCAACGCGGCGTGCTGGGCGGCAAGCGCGCTCATACGTCGTTCATCCAGCACCTGCCGCGCGCACGCAAATCGTTTCGTCATTACCTTCCGCTGATGCCGCTCGCGATCGAGCAGTTCGATCTGTCCGGCTACGATCTCGTGATCTCGTCGAATCATGCGGTGGCCAAAGGCGTATTGACCGGGCCGCATCAGGTGCACGTGAGCTATGTGCATTCGCCCATTCGCTACGCGTGGGATCTGCAGCATCAATATCTCGCCGAAGCAGGGATGCAGCGCGGCGTCAAAAGCTGGATCGTGCGTCTGCTGCTGCATTACATGCGCATCTGGGACCACCGGACCGCGCAAGGCGTGGATGCCTTCGTCGCCAACTCGGCGTTCGTCGGACGACGCATCAGAAAAGCCTACGGAACCGAGGCCACGGTGGTCTATCCGCCCGTCGATGTCGAGCGGTTCGAACTCAGCACGCAGCGTGAGGACGTGTATCTGATCGCCTCGCGCATGGTGCCGTACAAGCGCATTCCGCTGATCGTCGAGGCGTTCACGGCGATGCCGTCGCGGCGCCTGGTGGTGATCGGCGACGGCACCGATTTCGCGCGTGCCAAGGCTTGTGCGACGCCCAATGTGACGCTGCTCGGCTATCAGCCCGACGAGGTGCTGGTCGAGTGGATGCAGCGTGCGCGCGCGTTTGTTTTTGCAGCGGAAGAGGACTTCGGCATTTCCGTCGTCGAGGCGCAGGCGTGCGGGACGCCCGTCATTGCGCTGGGCCGTGGCGGCGTGCGGGAGATCGTCGTCGAGTCGTCCGACCCCGAGCGGGCGACGGGACTCTTCTTCAACGAGCAGAGCGTGACTGCCATCGTCGACGCCGTCGAGCGCTTCGAGCAGTTGCCGCCGTTCAGCGCCGAGGTGTGCCGCAGCAATGCGATGCGGTTTACGAAAGAGCGGTTCCGCCGCGAGTTCATGGCGGTCGTGGAGAGCGCCGTCGAAGCCGGCCGCGTGCCGACCGGTTCCGCGCTGCCGGAGATTCGCCGCTGGCGCTCTGCCTGA
- a CDS encoding glycosyltransferase family 2 protein — MSSETSLPSSGGKAKVCLIFATRGRAEVLERVVSFVDSQTVRPDLIIVSCVSDEDAGHLANRPGLLVIKGRPGLTAQRNHALKQVSDDFDVVVLLDDDFLMHDRWIAEVLKALDSDPSIACVTGTVLADGIHGPGYSVEEGQAILARATDVPCSLRIVPTGGPYGCNMAFRARSIAGLRFDERLVLYGWQEDRDFGGQIWNRGGRVVRINTALGVHLGVKRGRVSGRKLGYSQVINPLYLARKKTMPLRAALDHVMRNVASNIVRSFAPEPWVDRRGRLGGNLIGLWDFIRGRLTPERAANL; from the coding sequence ATGTCCAGTGAAACGAGCCTGCCTTCGTCAGGCGGGAAAGCAAAGGTTTGCCTGATCTTCGCGACTCGCGGGCGTGCCGAAGTGCTCGAGCGTGTGGTGTCGTTCGTCGATTCGCAGACGGTAAGGCCGGATCTGATCATCGTTTCCTGCGTGTCGGACGAAGACGCCGGCCATCTTGCGAACCGGCCCGGGCTGCTTGTCATCAAGGGGCGGCCTGGCCTTACCGCGCAACGCAACCACGCGTTGAAACAGGTATCCGACGACTTCGACGTCGTGGTCCTGCTGGACGACGATTTCCTGATGCACGACCGATGGATCGCGGAAGTACTCAAGGCGCTGGATAGCGATCCTTCCATTGCCTGTGTCACGGGAACGGTACTCGCCGACGGCATCCATGGACCGGGTTATTCCGTCGAAGAAGGGCAGGCGATCCTCGCAAGGGCGACGGACGTTCCATGCAGTCTGCGCATCGTGCCGACGGGTGGCCCGTACGGGTGCAACATGGCGTTCCGGGCTCGCAGCATCGCGGGGCTGCGCTTCGATGAGCGTCTCGTGCTCTACGGCTGGCAGGAAGATCGCGACTTCGGCGGTCAGATCTGGAATCGCGGCGGCCGTGTGGTTCGCATCAACACGGCGCTCGGCGTGCATCTGGGTGTGAAGCGAGGCAGGGTATCGGGCCGCAAGCTCGGCTATTCGCAGGTCATCAATCCCCTCTATCTGGCGAGAAAGAAGACCATGCCGTTGCGCGCCGCGCTCGATCACGTGATGCGCAATGTGGCGAGCAACATCGTGCGCAGTTTCGCGCCGGAGCCGTGGGTCGACCGCCGCGGGCGTCTGGGCGGCAACCTGATCGGCCTGTGGGATTTCATTCGCGGCCGCTTGACGCCTGAACGGGCGGCCAATCTTTGA